In Sphingopyxis macrogoltabida, the sequence GGATGACGAAGGTTTCGATCCCAGCCGCCGGACCGGGCGCCGGCACCAGTTCGGCGGGCGTGTCGTCACTCATCACTGCTTCTCCTTGCCGGCCGTTATGCCGAGATCCTTCACGATGCGCCCGTCCTGAATGACGAGCGGGATATACGCACCGCCATCCTGAAACAGCCCGAGGTCGTCGAGCGGATTGCCATCGACGAGGATCAGATCGGCGATCATTCCCGGCGCGATACAGCCGAGATCGTCCTCGCGCCGGAGCAGCCGCGCGTTGACGATCGTCGCCGAGCGGATGACGTCGGCCGCCGGCATCGCCTGCCCGCGGAGCAGGAACTCGCGGCCCTGCCGCGCGTGGAACGGCCCGAGCAGGTCGGTCCCGAAACCCAGCTCGACGCCTGCCGACCGGCAGGTTTCGAGCGATTTCAGCCCCGCGTCGAACACCCCGGCATTCTTGGTCAGCGCGGCTGCCGGCATGCCATATTCGGCGCCATGCTGATCGAAGCTGTCATAGGTGGCGAGCGTCGGGACGACGAAGGCGCCGCGTTCGGCGGCCAGCGCCGCCACCGGCGCGTCGATCATATTGCCATGCTCGATCGAACGCACACCGCATTCGAGCGCGCGGCGGATCGCCGCCGCCGAATAGGCGTGGGCGCAGACATAGACGCCCCAGTCGGTCGCCGCCTGCACCGCTGCAGCGATTTCTTCGGCGGTGAACTGGAGGCTGTCGAACGGATCGCTCGGCGAGGCGATGCCGCCCGAGACGGTCAGCTTGATATGATCGGCACCGCGCCGCAACTGTTCGCGCACCCCGCGCAGCATGTCGGATACGCCGTCGGCGATGTGCGAGAGCAGGTCGATGCCGCTGCAACAGCCGCAGGTCGCCGGGCCATGTTCGACCGGGCTGCGATAATCGACATGGCCGCCGGTCTGGCTGATCGCCTTGCCCGCGATGAACAGGCGCGGGCCGCGCAGCGTGCCGCTCGCCACTGCTTCCTTGAGTCCGTGATCGGCGCCGCCGGTGTCGCGCACCGTCGTGAAGCCGCGGTCGAGCATGTCGTTCAGGATCGGGCCGGCGCGCACCGCGGCGAGCGTTGCGGGCATCGTCTTGAGCCGGCCGATGTCGAGTTCCGACACCATGACATGGACATGCGCGTCGATCAGCCCCGGCATCAGTGTCCGGCCGCTGCAGTCGATCACCCTGCCGTCATCGGGCGTCACCGGCCGGTCGGAGACTTCGCCGATCCGGCCACCCCGCACGAAGACCGACCGGCCATCGATCAGCCGCCCGGCCTCGACGTCGAGGATGCGCGCGTTCGTCAGGACGAGCGCGGCATGGCCTGAAACGGTCAAGCCGCCTCCGCGACCCGCTGCCGCGCGGTCCAGTCGTCGATCAGCGCCTCGAGCACCGGCAGCGTCACCGGCCCCGCCGCCATCAGCGCATCATGGAAATCGCGGATGCGGAAATCGTCGCCGAGCGCCGCCTCGGCACGCGCGCGCAGTTCGCGGAACTTGAGGTTGCCGATCTGGTAGGCGAGCGCCTGTCCCGGCAGGCCGATATAGCGATCGACCTCGGCGGTCACCGTCTCGAGCGGCATCGCCATATTGGCCTGGAAATAGGCGATTCCCTGCTCGCGGCTCCACCCCTTGGCGTGGATGCCGGTGTCGACGACGAGCCGGACCGCGCGCCAGATTTCCATCTCCAGCCGTCCGTAACGCTTTTCGGGCGTATCGTAGAAATCCATCTCTTCGCCGAGCCGCTCGCAATAGAGCGCCCAGCCTTCGAGACACGCCGAGTAACGCAGCCCGCCGAAGCGGCGGAAGGCGGGGAGCTGGTCCATCTCCTGGATCAGCGCGAGGTGCATCAGATGCCCCGGCCATGCCTCGTGCAGCGCGAGCGGCAGGTGCATATAGCGCGGGCATTTGCCGGGGATCGACGTGATCCAGTGAACGCCCGGCATGCTGCCGTCGGCCGGGTTGGGCTGCGCATAGGCGGGCGGCATCTTCTCGGCGACCGCCTCGGGGATGCTCTGCACGCCATAGGTGGTCCGCGGCACGCGGCCGAAGAATTCGGGGATGCGCGCGTCGATCCGCTTCGACAATATCTCGATCTGTTCGCGCAGCGCCTCGCCGCTTTCGGCGATCTGGCTGTTGTCGGTCTGCAGCCGGCGGCGAAACTCGCCAAGGTCGCCTGCGCAGCCCGCGTCGGCGGCCACCGCCAGCATCTCGCCGGTAATCCGCTCGACCTCCGCCAGGCCGAGCGCATGAATATCATGCGGATCGCCCGGCAGCGTCGTATATTCGCGGATCAGATGGCCATAGAAAGCGTCGCCATCGACATCGTCGATACTCGCCAGCCCGTCGCGCGCCGCGGGGAGCAGCACCGTCTCCAGGAAATCGGCATAAGCCAGCACGGCGGGATAAACCGCCCGCTCGACAACCACCATGCCCTCTTCGGCAAGCGCCGCCCACGCCGCCGACCGGCTGGCGGTGCGCGCCAGCGGCTGGAAGAAGGCATTGGCCGCGACGGGCATGGCGACCATGCCGCGTGCCTGTTCGACCGCGCGCTCGATCACCAGCCGCGGATAGCGCAGCCCCTGCTCCACGCCTTCGCCGAGCAGGGCGCGGATGTCGCCCATCGCTGCCGGGACCGTCTGCAATCGCGCGATATAGGTGCGCGCGTCCGCAACGGTCGCGAGCGCGGTGGCGTTCGCCCAGTAAGAAAGGGTGAAATCGGGACCGAGCGGATAGAGCGGCGGCCGGAGATAGGCGCGGCAGGCCACCGCCGAGACCAATGCCGACAGCTCGTGCTCGAGGAGCAACCAGCTCGCCCGGTCCTGCGGGTCGAGCCCGTCGGGCGCGATCGCCCGGAGTTTCGCCAGCGCTGCTTCGGCCCATTCGGCGCGGCGGCGATGGTCCGCCGGCGCTTCGCGAAACAGACTGCCGGCATCGGTCGCGACGCCCGCCATGATCGCCTCGATCGGAAATTCGGCGCAGCGGAAAGCCCAATAATCTTCGGCGAACTGCTTCAATAGCTGATGCTCGGCCATTTTTTCTCTCCCGTTCTTCAAGCCGCGATGCCGTCGGCGACCGCACAGCGGCGGGGGTCGGCGACCGCCGTCAAGGTTCCGCTCGCATCATCGTGCGCGATGACCGAGAAGCTGCCCATGTGATAATCATAGCCCGACAACGCCCCGACGCGGACGCCGAGCTTGTGCAGGTCTTCGACGACGCCGGGCGCAAGACGATCCTCGATCGCGACAAGCTGCGCTTCGCTCATCGGCAGCATCCGGGGTGCGTCGACCGCGGCGTAGGGATCGAGCTTGAAGTCGAGCAGATAGGCGAGCACCTGCGGCAGCGTGCAGTGGATGTTGCCCGGCGACCCTGCCGAAAAGACCGGCTTGCCGTCCTTCAGCACCAGCGTGTTGCCGATGATGCAACGCGCCTTGGCGCCCTTGATCAGCACCGTGTCCATCGGGCTCTGCAAGGCACCGAAGGTCGCGTGGCTGCCGACCATCGGGATGCCGCCGACGACCTGCCCCGGAATTCCCGAACCTTGCAGCGTGTCCATGAACTGGCACCAATTGCCCTCGGCATCGACGACCGCGATCTCGCAGCTACCGCTCGGCTGCTTCTCCTCATGGTTGACCAGCCGCGGCTTGCCCGACGGCCCGGCAAAGGCCGACATCATGTCGCCCGCACCCGTGCCGTCGCCCGCCAGCCGGATATGATCGGTCATGTCGACCTTCGGCCGCGACCCGCGGATCAGCTTGGCGAGATGTTTGTGATAATCGTCGTCGAGCACCTCGGCGCGCGGCACGCCATAGACCTGATCGTCGCGCGCATATTCCCAGTGCCGTTGGCCCTGACGCAGCGCATGGCCCATCGCCCAGATATGCTCCGCCGAACCCGGCGCCATGTCGCGGATGCCAAGATGCTTGAGCACGCCGAGCGCGACGCTGCTGAAAAAACCCTGCGCCTGCGGCGGCCCGAGGAACAGCACCTCATATTCATTATAGGCGAAGCGCAGCGGCTCGACCCAGCGCGGCGGCGTCTCGGTCATATGGTCCATCGAGACCTTCCAGCCGAGCGCGTTGCCCTTGGCGACGAACTTCTCCGCCCACGGGCCGGTGATCATATAGTCGGGCCCGTTGTCGCGCACGCCGCGCAGCGTGTCGGCCATCCCCGGCGGGGTGAAGATGTCGCCGACGTTCGGGAAATAGCCGTTCGGCTGATAGAAATCGCGGCCTTCGGGGAAATAGGTGATGAACTTCTCGCCGAAGATGTTCACGCCATATTCGAAGGTCGAAACCTCATGGCCTTTCTCGGCCCAATGCACCGCATCGGTGCAAAGGTCGGCCCAGTCCTTCGTCGCAAATTTCCGGTGGATTTCCTTGAGGCCGGGCATGAAGCCCGGGATGATCGCCGACGGCGGCGAGGTCGCATAGCTGCCGAGGCCCGGCGGCACCGGCTTGAACGGCGGCAGACCCGACGGATGGCCGCCAAGGCTATCGAGCTGGTGGACCTTGCCCGTCTTCGCCTCATAATAGAGCATGGTGACGAGGCCCGCATGATTGGTCATGAAGGGTTCAGCCGCAGCCTGCACCATCGCGCCCGCGATCACCGCGTCGGCCGCGTTGCCGCCGCTGTTCAGCACCTTCATGATCGTTTCGGTGACGATCGCACTGTCGGTGGTGACGGCCGCCTTGAGGCCGGTGACCGGCGTCTTCGGGCCGGGGTTGCGGATATAGTCCGAGGGGTTGCTGCTCAACGCTTGTCTCCTTGTCCCAAAGCGACGGCTTATTACCGTTCAACGCCCATCGCCCGTTATCGCGGGCCGAAATCAAAACAGTGCTGAACTGACTGGGGTGCGTCGCATTAACATGCATTGCTGTCTTTTTTGATGCAAGCCCTTTTGTGCGCGGTGGCGCACGACCCGCTCAAAAGCCGTCAGCGCTATCGCTGACGGACAGGGACGATCAGACGAACGGCAGCGCGCCGCGGCGAAGTTCGCTGGGGCTGATGCCGAAGCGGCGCTGGACCGCGACCGAAAAGCTCGACGGATGGTTGAAACCGACGGCATAGGCGATCTGGGTGATCGACGTGTCGCGCTGCCCGAGCAACGCCAAGGCGTGCTGCATGCGCAGGTCGCCGACATATTCGAAGACGGTCTGTCCGACGATCTGCCGGAAACTGGCGCAGAGGCCGCTGCGGCTGAGACCGACCTGCTGGGCGAGTTCTTCGAGCGACGGCGGATCGACGAAATTCTCCATCAGCAATTGCTGCGCCTTGAGTACCCCGCGCGTTGTCAGCGCCGAGGCCTCGATAAAGGCAGCGCCCTCCTCCTGCCCCAACGCGCCGAACATATGGCAGAGAATCTCGATCGCCCGTGACTGGATGAACAG encodes:
- a CDS encoding metal-dependent hydrolase family protein, with translation MTVSGHAALVLTNARILDVEAGRLIDGRSVFVRGGRIGEVSDRPVTPDDGRVIDCSGRTLMPGLIDAHVHVMVSELDIGRLKTMPATLAAVRAGPILNDMLDRGFTTVRDTGGADHGLKEAVASGTLRGPRLFIAGKAISQTGGHVDYRSPVEHGPATCGCCSGIDLLSHIADGVSDMLRGVREQLRRGADHIKLTVSGGIASPSDPFDSLQFTAEEIAAAVQAATDWGVYVCAHAYSAAAIRRALECGVRSIEHGNMIDAPVAALAAERGAFVVPTLATYDSFDQHGAEYGMPAAALTKNAGVFDAGLKSLETCRSAGVELGFGTDLLGPFHARQGREFLLRGQAMPAADVIRSATIVNARLLRREDDLGCIAPGMIADLILVDGNPLDDLGLFQDGGAYIPLVIQDGRIVKDLGITAGKEKQ
- a CDS encoding gamma-glutamyltransferase — translated: MSSNPSDYIRNPGPKTPVTGLKAAVTTDSAIVTETIMKVLNSGGNAADAVIAGAMVQAAAEPFMTNHAGLVTMLYYEAKTGKVHQLDSLGGHPSGLPPFKPVPPGLGSYATSPPSAIIPGFMPGLKEIHRKFATKDWADLCTDAVHWAEKGHEVSTFEYGVNIFGEKFITYFPEGRDFYQPNGYFPNVGDIFTPPGMADTLRGVRDNGPDYMITGPWAEKFVAKGNALGWKVSMDHMTETPPRWVEPLRFAYNEYEVLFLGPPQAQGFFSSVALGVLKHLGIRDMAPGSAEHIWAMGHALRQGQRHWEYARDDQVYGVPRAEVLDDDYHKHLAKLIRGSRPKVDMTDHIRLAGDGTGAGDMMSAFAGPSGKPRLVNHEEKQPSGSCEIAVVDAEGNWCQFMDTLQGSGIPGQVVGGIPMVGSHATFGALQSPMDTVLIKGAKARCIIGNTLVLKDGKPVFSAGSPGNIHCTLPQVLAYLLDFKLDPYAAVDAPRMLPMSEAQLVAIEDRLAPGVVEDLHKLGVRVGALSGYDYHMGSFSVIAHDDASGTLTAVADPRRCAVADGIAA
- a CDS encoding DUF885 domain-containing protein, yielding MAEHQLLKQFAEDYWAFRCAEFPIEAIMAGVATDAGSLFREAPADHRRRAEWAEAALAKLRAIAPDGLDPQDRASWLLLEHELSALVSAVACRAYLRPPLYPLGPDFTLSYWANATALATVADARTYIARLQTVPAAMGDIRALLGEGVEQGLRYPRLVIERAVEQARGMVAMPVAANAFFQPLARTASRSAAWAALAEEGMVVVERAVYPAVLAYADFLETVLLPAARDGLASIDDVDGDAFYGHLIREYTTLPGDPHDIHALGLAEVERITGEMLAVAADAGCAGDLGEFRRRLQTDNSQIAESGEALREQIEILSKRIDARIPEFFGRVPRTTYGVQSIPEAVAEKMPPAYAQPNPADGSMPGVHWITSIPGKCPRYMHLPLALHEAWPGHLMHLALIQEMDQLPAFRRFGGLRYSACLEGWALYCERLGEEMDFYDTPEKRYGRLEMEIWRAVRLVVDTGIHAKGWSREQGIAYFQANMAMPLETVTAEVDRYIGLPGQALAYQIGNLKFRELRARAEAALGDDFRIRDFHDALMAAGPVTLPVLEALIDDWTARQRVAEAA